In one Brassica oleracea var. oleracea cultivar TO1000 chromosome C9, BOL, whole genome shotgun sequence genomic region, the following are encoded:
- the LOC106319120 gene encoding uncharacterized protein LOC106319120 has translation MEAIPETSPPPLRSTFGEHVDGGLASGTQPGRNHMIMDQHNVGPSSPPLPFVATCSVQPALHSTVGGTGDGDVPAPPQAPPLTALSKSFQSTSKDIQFGDQSASDDEDISLAQLRRKMKVSTTGHILSSTTVDVPSEHAGEASNQILTHLEETDVSLFVNWYFIICGAYSVVFVGLV, from the exons ATGGAGGCCATTCCAGAAACGTCACCACCCCCTCTCCGTTCAACCTTTGGAGAACATGTCGATGGAGGTTTGGCCAGTGGGACACAACCAGGACGCAATCACATGATTATG GATCAACATAATGTTGGGCCGTCTTCCCCACCTTTGCCGTTTGTTGCTACATGTTCCGTTCAACCCGCCTTACATAGTACTGTTGGAGGAACTGGAGACGGTGATGTCCCCGCACCCCCGCAAGCACCACCATTGACTGCTCTTTCAAAGAGCTTTCAATCAACGAGCAAGGACATTCAGTTTGGAGACCAG AGTGCAAGTGACGATGAGGACATTTCGTTAGCGCAGCTGCGTCGTAAGATGAAGGTGAGCACTACAGGACATATACTGTCCTCTACAACTGTGGATGTTCCGTCTGAGCATGCTGGCGAAGCATCCAATCAGATACTCACGCACCTTGAAGAGACTGACGTAAGTTTGTTTGTTAACTGGTATTTTATAATTTGCGGTGCTTATAGTGTAGTATTTGTTGGATTAGTATGA